One Nicotiana tabacum cultivar K326 chromosome 23, ASM71507v2, whole genome shotgun sequence genomic window, TCATTCATCTGATTATTATCTTGATCTTCCACTATCATATTATTGTTATATTTACTATTAGGTATTTCTATTGGTGATACCGTGGTCTCTATCAGTGGTGGCAAATAATTCGAATCCATTCCCGTTGTGTATGATGATTGTActtgatgttgatgttgttgttgatCGACTTGCCAGAATTCTGAGTTCAATACTGATATTTCTTGAAATAATGAGGCATTATTAGTACCTCGATTTGTAACATCATTGACATTTGTCATAGTGTCTAGTGATCCATTGTCAAAAAAGAACAATTGGTTTGGAGAATTGATCAATAGGGAAGAATCTTGGAGGACTTGAGATTTTGTTAGTCCAAGATCTTGAGTCAAGAATATTTCTGGTTGGCTTGTTGTGATTGTGTTATAAGCCAATTGagatcgttgttgttgttgttgatcagTAATATAAGTGGTGTTATTTGTTGATTGCTTTGAAGGcttttttaacttcttttttatcCAAGAATTCCAGTAATTCTTTATTTCATTATCTGTTCTTCCAGGTAAATGACTTGCTATATGTGCCCACCTGCAATTTTTACATAGAAAATAGAACATGTGAAAGGATGAAATCGTTATTTTTCTATACCAAAAGAGTTCACTCTTGTTGtttcattttatataatattCTCAACTGAACACgatgttaaaaaaaaaaactttataaTATACAAAAAAGTACCCTCAAAACTTGTACTTTGGACCGTGGCATGATATTCCTATTACTGTATGGGCATGTGTTATTAGGGGTACAATCGAGTTTGTAAACGTAGAAGAGTGTcattcacaaaaaaaaaagtgCGATATAAAATAAGACGGGCGTATAAAATATAATGTTGTTCAAGcgtactccactatgtcttttatgGCAAATGGCAAGTGACTTGCAGTGAATTCTAGTATTATAATTCAAACTGAGAATAAAATACAGTAAAAAAGCAAGATTAACTGTTTAATTGAATTGATTATTATCAACTGAAAACATCTGATGTTGCCTCCTTAACGTCCTCCAAAATTATATAAAAGAAATAATGCAGTTGAGCATGCCTTTTTAGAAACTATTCAGATAATGAAATTTTGAGTGCGTGCTTTGTGTGTGTCATATGCACATAATTAGTAAACCAATATCTTATCAGAAACTTGCTTTCAAAGTGAAACATAATTTAGAAGTGGAAAGAGGTATTTCTTCTAGTTGCTTGGAATTAAGTGAATACTTAAGCTTCACTGCTTCATAGAGTTATTTCAATATATGGAAAACTTATATTGAACTGTGCGAAGTTGGTATTGAGCAATGTACATGAAAAAGAACGATAGCCCGGTGCAACATCCCGCGTTCACGTAGGGTTTAGGGAAGGGTTGCACTTCAAGAGAGTATAATATATGCAACCTACGCTGATGCAAGTATCAATGGTTGATTTCACAACTCGAACATGTGACTTATACGTCATACGAAAACAGATCTACCGCTACTTCAAGAAAGTTAAAGTGAAAAAAGGTTTAAAATGCAAGGCTGGGACATTTTTAGTAACAAAGGAAATTAAAGTAACCTGTTGCCTACAGCTCCGTGGAGACTAATAATCAACTTCTCCTCTTCTGGGGTAAATCTTCCTCTTCTAATGTCTGGCCTCAAATAATTGATCCATCTCAATCGACAACTCTTTCCACATCTTTGAAGCCCTGCACCCAAAAACCACCACTCAAATCCTACATCTTCAGTCCCAAACTAGTTGTGTCTAAAAACAAAAGCCACCAAATACTGGAAAAAGTAAATTAATGACTTTCATTTTGTTTTTGCCAAATGGAAACGAATATCACTAAATACAATTAGTTTAAATTATGTTTAGTGAATATTGTATAGTATACTCCTCCCACTCCATTTTATGTGACGGGTCTTCGGTACGACCTGTCAAACTAGCTTAGTTTTAAACGTAAATTCAAACATAAAATCTTCAAGTTACGGTTCAAAGAACGTTTGAAAAAGTATGGTCAAAGAAGAATCTCTTTGACTCTCGTAATAGTAATAGTGTCACATGAAGCGAAACagatgaagtattatttataacTACACAGTAGAATGTATAAGAAGAAAGAGTTAAAGAAAAGACCAGCTTTCTCAGGGACTTCACTCCAGCAGCCATAGCCATGAGTTGTAATATATCTAATGAGCTTTTCATCTTCTTCAGGGGACCAAAGTCCTCTCTTTACCTTTTGTTGATTACAACATGAATGGTGTCCCATATTCTCACTTCTCTTTATTTTAGTTTCTATATATCCACTTTATATGATTAGTAAAAAAGCAAAGTGATTAGTGTGTTTTCTGATGATCTCCATTGCTATAAATACTCCCATAAAATTAAAGGATTCTTTCAAAGAGTGCCGACATGAGAACTGTTGCAAAGGACCCTCAAGTTTGGCCCCATGTAATTTCCATCTAACCCTAAAATGACGTTCCATCAACTTTCTGTGTGTATATCAAAAAGTCTTAgttttcaaactttcaattccATATTATGTCTTCCTCTACGTAGACATGCGTATTCTGTAACCAACTCGATCCAATATATTTTACGTACCTCAGCCATGCCGCCTTGTTCGGTTGCTatctttttcttgttcttttttgcTGGCGCACGTAACGTACGTAAGTTTTGATATCATAGTGGAAAAAATTATTCTTCAACTTAATTATATTATATCACTGTACTGAAAATTCTATACAGTGAAGTAACTAGTTCTACTTTTTATAGTTTGATAACCGTACATCCTGAAATTTTGTTATTTATAATCTATGGCTCCACAGAAATTTAAAGGACTGAGCAAATTTATGGCCAACATGACAACCGCTAGTCTTATAGTGTAAATGTTTACATTAACGCGGAAGATTAATATTGCAAGCAAAATATACGTGAACAGATATTCACGCATGAAAATTCCAGGAGAAAAAGTTCTAAACTTCTTACTTAAAAAAAGAATTAACTATTTGGGGAGTCAAACAAGATTTTTTTGATCATGTTTTTTGcaaatagtttttaaatattttgaattattacttgttgtgacttatagtactttttatgtaatttcaaaatagaattttatttcaaaaaaattaaagaaacttgGGGATTGCAAATTTTCAATTGTACGTTTTGTTCTAGTGATAACTGGTAAACGATCAATTAATTGCATTTTTGAGTATCTTATAAAACAACTCATTCTCTTCTGAGGATTTCTATGTCCTCTCAGCATAAATTTATATATCTAGCATATCTTATAACGTTGTTTATACAGAAGAATTTCCCATAGCTAGCAATGAACCCAAAATCTTGCATATTTTTTCGTTTCAAAGAGATTAAATTCTAGCCACTGGGTTAATATATCATCTTTTACTAATACTTATGAGTATATGAACAAGTTAAAGTTGTACTACAATTTGTAACGATACATTTGTTGTTAGtgttgtttgaccaaaaaatatatatcttgGCTCAAATAGTTAAATTTATGTAAATAAGGGTTAATCTTAGCTAACAATAATATCCTTAGATGAGATTTTTAAAGAAACAATAAATATTGTGCAAGTACGGTCGGACAATGGCAGTGGTATCTAGTGAATATTCCACAAATCAGAAGTAGCAATGTAGCATTTAATAACAATAAacaacaataaatgacatttaagtaaataaaataaatgtgtcACCCAAGAAAGGATGGAATGAGGGGatgttctttctgacaatgatgaatgacagacAATCCCTTAAATTTTtgagttattctcggatctaGTGGAAAAGTGTAGACAAGAATCTCAGTGAAAATGTGATGTTTATATCTTAGAAAATGAGATTCTCTTTCTCAAGTCAAAGTGTattttttacaaatgaatatcacatgtcccctatcattgtctctttttctctttatatGAGACATATTCctaagaaaccctaatagtacaagtggagagaatatccactagaatattctctttaatagcCTATCTTGAAAACTAGTTGTTACAGCTTTGTCAACGGTACTCGACCTCGGTCTCGACCCTTGTTGACACCTCGACTACTGCTCTCGTTGACTCTTCAACCACATACTTCGCTGCTCCTTGGGCTATTTCGACAAACAACGATTTGGAAACTCTTCCCTTAGTACTATCTTGGCCCAAATATTCTaagtcagattttgacccatacagttagtccctccgcttattgaggc contains:
- the LOC107803809 gene encoding uncharacterized protein LOC107803809 is translated as MGHHSCCNQQKVKRGLWSPEEDEKLIRYITTHGYGCWSEVPEKAGLQRCGKSCRLRWINYLRPDIRRGRFTPEEEKLIISLHGAVGNRWAHIASHLPGRTDNEIKNYWNSWIKKKLKKPSKQSTNNTTYITDQQQQQRSQLAYNTITTSQPEIFLTQDLGLTKSQVLQDSSLLINSPNQLFFFDNGSLDTMTNVNDVTNRGTNNASLFQEISVLNSEFWQVDQQQHQHQVQSSYTTGMDSNYLPPLIETTVSPIEIPNSKYNNNMIVEDQDNNQMNEEWSSSPRITRTNREMVQLTEEWSHVDTQQCCPSYLFWDQEIRSLGGDEIY